TATCTGGAAACCTTCCTCCGAAACACCGATGATGGCATCGGAGTTGGCAAAGATATTTAAAGAAGCTGGATTGCCTAAAGGGGTAGTGAATGTCGTATATGGATCGGGAGCTACAATTGGGCAGGCAATGATTGAGCAGGAAGCAATTCGTGTGATCTCTTTTACTGGATCCAATGAAACCGGCAGAAAAGTAGCGACAGAATGCGGAAAACAATTGAAAAAGGTCTCTCTGGAAATGGGCGGGAAGAATGCTGTCATCGTCATGGAAGACGCAGATATTGATTTGGCGGTGGAAGGTATTCTGTGGAGTGCTTTTGGAACAAGTGGACAGCGCTGTACAGCCTGCAGCCGTGTGATTGTCCATAAAGATGTACGGGAGATATTGGAGAAACGTTTATTAGAGGAAATGAAAGGCTTGACGATAGGGGATGGATTGGACACCAAGAATAAAGTTGGTCCCATTATTAATCAGGCAGGTCTGGATAAAATATTGAAATATATGGAAATCGGAAAAGAAGAGGGGGCGAAATTACTGGCGGGTGGTAAACAGCTCACCGTAAAGAATTATGAGAAGGGTTTTTATTTTGAACCGACATTGTTTACGGATGTAACGATAGATATGCGGATTGCCCAAGAGGAGGTTTTCGGACCTGTTGTTTCGCTGATTGAGGTAAATGACTTTGAAGAAGCGATTGCTGTAAATAATAAAGTGAAGTACGGATTATCCAGCTCTATTTATACACAAAATGTGAACCGTGTGTTTAAAGCACAGCGCGACTTGGATACAGGAATTGTTTATGTGAATGCAGGGACGACCGGTGCAGAAATTCATTTACCTTTTGGAGGAACGAAGGGTACCGGAAATGGACATCGTGATTCTGGCGTGCAGGCACTGGATGTATTCACGGAATGGAAAGCAGTTTATGTAGATTACAGCGGAAAGTTGCAGCGTGCCCAAATTGATACAGATGCATAGACTATCTGTGAAAGTTCCTTTCAAAGAAGTAAGAGAAAAAGGGGGAATTATCATGAAAATAGGTGTATTAGGAACCGGGCTTATGGGAAAAGAAGTTGCAAGAGACTTGGCCAATAGTGAGGGCATTCAAGAAATTGGTCTTGCCGACATTGATTTGCAGCGTGCCCAGGATATTTGTTATCAATTACAGTCGCCATTTATGACAGCCTATCAGGTAGATGCGCAGAATGAAAAGGAACTTGCTGACTATATGCGCCGTTTTGATGTTGTTGTCAACGCTCTGTTTTATACTTTTAATGAACTCGTTGCGAAAACAGGAATCAAGGTGAGGACTTCCGTTGTTGATTTAGGCGGTCATATTGATCATATTACTGATAAAGTATTGGAGTTGGAAGGGGAGGCAAGAGCTGCAGGTGTAACCGTGATTCCTGATTTAGGTGTAGCCCCTGGAATGATAAATATATTATCAGGTTATGGTGTGAGTAAACTGGAAGAAGCGGCATCCATCCAATTATTTGTGGGAGGGATTCCTGTTCATCCGGAACCGCCATTACAGTATAATCATGTATTTTCGATGGAAGGTGTGCTGGATCATTATACCGATCCATCCGAGATAATCCGTGATAGCACGTTGACCACTGTCCCATCTTTATCTGGAATTGAACCGATTAGTTTTGATGATTTCGGAGAATTAGAAGCATTTCATACGTCAGGGGGAACGTCCACATTAACAAAGTCTTTTCCTTATTTAGAAACGCTGGAGTATAAAACCATACGATATCCGGGACATGCTGAAAAATGTAAACTGTTAGTTGATTTGAATCTGACAAAAAACCATTATGATGTCGTGGTAGACGGCGTCAAAATCAGTCCGCGTAAAGTTTTATTAAAGGTACTTGATCCCATTGTTGCATTAAAGGATAAAAAAGATGCCGTTTTATTACGGGCTGTGATAAAAGGCCGTAATAAGCAGGTGAATACAACATTCACCTATGAAATGGTGACTTATAAAGAGGAACAGACAGGAGTTACAGCAATGGCACGGGCTACAGCAAATACAATATCAGTAGCTGCCCAAATGATAGCAGGCGGGAAAATTACCAAAAACGGTGTATATCCGCCGGAAAAGATCATTCCTGGAGAAGCATATATCCAAGAAATGGCGAAAAGGGGAGTGATGATTAAAGAAAAAATCTCGATGGAAAGCTATTCGACAGTGTCTTGATAAACAAGGTGTAAAGGAAAAAATATCTTTGTGCATGACAAATAAGCTTCCTTATTCCATTTTTTAAAAAATGGGGAAGCATTTTGACCCCTTATTAGAAGAATATTTCCTTTAATAAACGTGCCATATCGTTAAGAAGTAGACGTAGAAAGAAATCAAGTGAGCTCTATGCTTGATTTCTTTCAGGTCAACTTTTTAAACACAATGAATAAGCCCTTTAAAACTTCTATTTTTAAAAGGATAACCTATTTTATACAGGATGCGGAAAAGAAAAAATCCCGTACGCTGTATATTTAGATAAAAATACAAATAAATGCCGGCAATAGTACGATTTAAAGTATAATATCTCCAGAGAAAATGAAATTTTATTTTGCTGCTTTTTGTAATTTATGGATCATTTTTAATGCACGGCCAGTTCCAATTGCTACTGATTCTAACGGGTTTGGAGCAATGTGAACAGGGACACTGAGTTCTTCCGCAAGCCAATCCTTCATACCGTTTAATTGAGAACCGCCACCTGTCAGGACAATCCCATTATCAACAATATCACCGCTTAATTCCGGCGGGCATTCCTCTAAAGTTGCGCGGATTGTTTCTAAAATTTGATCTAACGATTCTTTTAAAGAAGAATAAATCTCTGTAGAAGTAACTTCGATTGTTTTTGGAAGTCCGGTAACCATGTCACGACCGCGGATTTCCATTTTTTCTTCTTGATGATTTGGAAGTGCATAACCAATTTCCATTTTAATATTTTCGGCAGTACGTTCACCAATTAAAATATTATATTGTTTACGGATATGCTGAATAATCTCTTCATCCATTTTATCTCCCGCTGTACGTACGGAATTGCAGGACACGATACCACCAAAAGAAATAATACCTACTTCTGATGTTCCGCCGCCAATATCTACAATAACATTGGCATAAGGTTCATCGACTGGAAGATCAGCCCCGATTGCTGCAGCAACAGGCTCTTCAATTAAATGAACTTGTTTTGCTCCGTAACTGGAGACAGCATTATGAATCGCTCTTCTTTCAACACTTGTACTGCCTGATGGTGTACATACGATGACATTTGGTTTACGCATAGACATTCCTAATGTTTTGCTTACCTTTTTAAGCAATTCTTTCAGTAGTTGAGCAGTCACGTCATAATCAGCGATAACGCCATCTTTTAGAGGACGGATCGGGATGATGTTCTTTGGTGTCTTTCCGACCATTTCTTTTGCTTCTGTTCCGACAGCCATTACTTGCTTTGTATTCACATCAATAGCTACGACGCATGGTTCATTTAAAACAATTCCTTTTGTTTTTGAGTATACTAAGATATTTGCAGTTCCTAAGTCAATTCCAATTTCAGCGCTTGAAAACATATATAAAATCCTCCATTAAATAACGTTTTTATTTTGATTGCATGCAGAAAAGACAATATACGACACTTTTCTGTATGAGAGAATATACAATAAGCTTGATCCAAAATGAAAAATAACGTTCATTAAGCTTACCTTATTAAATATTCTCTTTATGTTTTAGTGTAATCCGGTAATTTACGTTTCATATATCATCTGATTGTTTACGGTTTATTCTTTGTTCTTTTGTTCGTATAACATAATTATTTCAGTCTTTAAATACTATTCTATCAAATAATTGCTTTTTTGGGGGTAATGAACTCCCTTATTTATATAGACAGAACTAGTTTATAAAATAAAATAAAAGTGAAATGAAATCAAGTAACATTTCCGTTACAATTTTGCTTATGGTGTAACATTAGTCCTCCTGTTGAAACTTGTCAATATTCGTTTTATAGAAATGATTTCCTGTCGATTGATTAATTTCCAATACAGGAGAATTATACGCATTTTAGAATAGTAGATTTGACAGGGTTTTACAAGTTTAAAAGTAAAAAATAATGGGAGAAAAAAGTCCTTGGTAAACCTTGCCTCGATTATTTCAAATGTTACAGCCAAACCCGTGTTATGATTTTTTTGCACAAAACAAAACAACAAAAAAGGAGTGTATGTGCATGTTTAAGAAAGTAGGCATTGCTACTGCATTGTCAGCAACCGTATTAATTGGAGGAGGATTCACTTCAAGTGTTGAAGCATCTGCAAATTCCGGAGCCTCTCCTCAAAGTTCCGAACAAGTCTATTATTCTGAGAATGGACAAGGCTGGAACAATATAGATACAGAGCAATTAAATACCAGTGATTTCAATTGCTTTGATGCAATAAATGGAGAAGCAGCTCCAGGTAAAGAAGCAGAAGCTGAGACGCCTGCAGATAACCAGTCAGCGGAGAAAGAAAATCAGGCTGATACTGGTAATCAGGAAGAAGCAGAGCAAAACACAGAAGACAACCAATCAGACGGTGAAGTAAGTCAATTTGAACAAGAAGTAGTTGACTTAACAAATGAAGAAAGAGAAAAACAAGGTCTGGAGCCACTTGAAATAGACACAGAGTTAAGTGAAGTAGCCAGCGAAAAATCAAAGGATATGCAAGAAAACAATTACTTTGATCATAATAGCCCGAACTACGGCTCTCCATTTGATATGATGGAAAGTTTCGATATTGATTACAACACTGCTGGTGAAAACATTGCGCAAGGACAGCAATCTCCAGAAGAAGTAGTAGATGCTTGGATGAACAGTGAAGGTCACCGTGAAAACATCATGAATGCTGATTTCACACATATCGGTATTGGTCATGTTGAAGATGGTAACTACTGGACACAAATGTTTATTGGAAAATAAGCAAATTCTTTTCATTAAATCATGCAAATAAAACCTTTCCGTTTGGATGGCTATTGAGACCATTCATTCGGAAAGGTTTTTTGTTTTAATAAAGCATATTTCCGGTTATTGCGTTTATTTTGCTTAGGAAAATAAACGAAGTTAAGATAAAAGTTGACGGCTAAATCTCTGCTTTATGGGGTATAGTTCATATAAGAAGATTTCATTGCTTCGTAAAAAGTAGTTCTTCTTTTTAAACGGAAACAACGGGATTTATAATGACTCAACTTTCATACCAAAGAATAAACATATAACCCTTGCTGTTCCGGGATGACCATGATTGCTATTAGCATGCTTGCTTTTCGTTAAATCATCCTTCTATTTTTTGAACAGAATATGGTGTATAGCTTTCATGTATAGAAAGGAATGATTGCTGAGCCTTTTTGCCATGCACCACAAAAATTGGTTCTGTCTGATCGACCCTTTATTTATTCAGCTATTTCAACCGTAAGAGTATCCTACTAGCGGAGACGGACCGTTTTGACTCCTGAGGGATCAGCACCATCTGAAGATGCCCTTTTGCCAAGTGAACTTCTTGGCAAAAGTTAGCTGAAGAGCGTGCCCCCTAGGCAGACTAAGAACGCAACGTCCTGGGGTTGGGACTGGGGCTGCGCTTACTCGCCCCATTGAAAACATTTGTACGTCGGAAAGCAAAACGGTCCGCCGCAGCGGTCGCCTTACACTTTATCCTCTATTCTTTATCAACCCTGTTCCTATGGAATGGAAGTTCCTTTTTAAAGGGCGAAAAGTGAGTAATGCCGATTAATCCCTAGCAAAATAATCCTTATTAGAGTAAAAAATAAAGTAAAAAAGCTACTTTATCCTAAAGGAGTGATAATATGGTACAAGGATTTGTCAATTTAAACACAGAAAAAAATAAACAATGGCTGCAAGAATACGTCGATGGATGGGTAGAATTTTTTAAGAAACAGACAGATACAGGAAACGTAGCGGATTATATACCAAAATTAGAGGAAGCTGATCCTGACGCTTTAGGTATTACGATTATCGGAAAAAGCGGGATGCAAATCCAATCAGGCGACGTAAATTACTCCTTTTCGATTCAAAGTATATCGAAAGTTCTCAGCTTTATTGTTGCATGTATGGACAGAGGGATAACGTATGTGTTGCAGCGGGTGGATGTAGAACCTACGGGAGAAGCATTCAATTCCATTGTTCATTTGGCGATTAACTCGGCGAACAGGCCATTTAATCCAATGGTAAATGCTGGAGCTATTACGGTTTCTTCCTTATTAAGCGGCAATACATCGGATGAAAAGCTGGAACCGTTATTTCAATTAATGGAAAAAATGATTGGGTATCGTCCAGAGTTAGATATTGATGTGTATGTATCAGAAAGAGATACTTCTATGCGAAATCGTGCCATCGGTTATTATCTGTTAGAGGAAGGATATCTGGAATCGGATTTAGGGGTGACGTTAGAAACCTATTTTAAACAGTGTTCTATAAATATCACCACGGATGATTTGGCCCGCATAGGTCTGATTCTTTCCAATGACGGCGTTCATCCGGAGACGGAAGAAGTTATTATTCCCAAAAATGTAGCACGCATTGCGAAATCATTGATGTTAACATGTGGTATGTATGACGCTTCAGGAAAATTTGCTTCCTATGTCGGAATTCCTGCCAAGAGTGGTGTTTCAGGCGGTATTTTAGCAGTAGTTCCGCCAAGAGTAAGGGAAAATGACTTGCCATTTTTAGACGGTTGTGGTATTGGTGTATTTGGACCAGCTTTGGATAAGCAGGGAAACAGTGTTTCAGGAATTAAATTATTGCGTCATATTGCGAACAGCTGGGATATGAGTTTATTTTAGTTTCGCATTTTCCGGCAAAAAATGATGCAGAATAACAATTTTCCACAATTAAGCCTTTGCTTATCGGGATAAGTTGCTTATAATGGAAGTAATGTAGCATATCATGAAAATTTTTATCGGATATGCAGGATAGGAAGACAAGCGCTTCTACAAAGCGGACGAAAAAGAGTAACGGGGTGTATAGTGATTGGTGCGTGTATTATTTGTTTGTTTAGGTAATATTTGCCGTTCTCCGATGGCGGAAGCGATTTTCCGGGATCTTGTGAAGCGTGAGCAGCTGGAAGATAAGATTCAGGTTGATTCTTGCGGAACGGGAAGCTGGCATCTTGGAGAAACTCCTCATTCCGGAACGAAGAACATCCTTGATCAGCAAGGGGTTCCCTATGATGGAATGATATCCAGGTTGCTGGAGGAAGAAGATTATAAGCAATTTGATTACATGGTTGCGATGGATCAGAATAATTTTACTGCACTTCAAAGGTCCAACAATCATGACGAGACAGTTATTGTGAAATTAATGGAGTTTGTGGAAAACATAGAAGATGAGGATATCCCTGATCCATACTATACGGGTGATTTTGATCAGACATATCAGTTAGTTTCAGAAGGCTGTCACGGACTGCTTCAATTTTTAAAAGAAAAGCATTATTTAGATTAAAGGAGAGATACTAATGGGTAAACGTAAAATTATTATAGGTGTTGTTGCTGGAGCAGTAACAGGAGGAGCTGTAGCATTATTGGATAAGGAAGCACGCAGTTATGCCTGCGGAAAAGCAAAAGAAATGAAATCTGTTTCATCTTATTATATCAGTAACCCTTCTGAAGCGATTCAGGGATTACAAGGTACTGTGGATAAGGTAAACCAAGTTTTTGAAAGCGGATCTGCTAATGCAATGAATGCTTTAGAGCAGGTAGAACAGACTTTGGATAAAGTAACGAATAAATTTTCCAATAATGAAATAGAGTAGTACAGGATGTTCAAATAGAAGGATTATTAGAAGGATAAAAGTTAAATAAGAAATGTTTATTCTTTGCCAGCAGCTGCCTTCTCCTTTTTGAACAAGCCATTTTCAAAGGAGAAGGGGAGGTAGAAAAGCATTCGAAATTTGAAAAGTGCAGGTAAAAAGTTTTGGGGACATTATAAAGAGGTAGATGTATTTGGATTAGCAGCTCAGCTTGCCTATTTCTTTATTCTGTCTTTGTTTCCTTTTTTAATTTTCTTACTTAATTTGATTCCTTATTTGCCAATTGATATGGATTTAATTTTAGAGACAATTGGTGATTTTGCTCCTGAGCAGGTGATGAGTCTGATTTCAACGAATTTGGACTCCTTGACTGTTCAAAACGGCGGGCTGCTTTCGATTGGGATAATCGGAACTTTGTGGGCTGCTTCAAATGGTGTTAATGCGATTACAAAAGCATTCAACTATGCTTATGGGATACACACTGACCGATCTTTTATCGTCGCTCGGATGGTAGCAATAGTGCTGACAATAGGTATGGTGTTAATTATTATTTTAGCTTTACTGTTACCGGTATTCGGGAGAATGATTGGTACGTATCTGTTTTCATGGATTGGTTTTACGGAGTCTTTTCTATCTGCATGGGGAACCTTGAGATGGGTATTGTCATCTCTGATTTTCTTTATTGTATTGCTTTTCTTGTATAAGCTTGCACCTAATGGACGTCTGAAATTTTCTCAAGTTATATGGGGAACTGCATTCGCAACATTTGCATGGCAGCTGGTTTCTTGGGGATTCTCCTTTTACGTCAATAATTTGGGGAATTTTTCTGCAACATATGGCAGTTTAGGAACCATTATTGTGCTGCTGATCTGGTTCTATTTGTTTGGAATTATTATTATTACAGGCGGTATTTTAAATGCTGCCCTGCTGGATAAGAAGGAATGATAAAAAATAAAGCCGGGAAATACATTCCGGCTTTATTTTTTATATACAATTTCCAAAAAGTCTCATGGCTTCAAGTGTATAGTTTTCTTCCTTTCTGAAAAAATAAAACAAAAAGAAAGGAAGGGACGGTAATGAAAAAATGTAATTGGGCTTATTTTTTTACACTTTTCTTATGTTTAACAACCCTATGGATGCCAATCAGCAGCCTTGCAGAAGAAAAAGAAGAAAATAAAGAATCAGATATCCCCAGCCATGTGCTGGATATTTCTAAAGAAAATACATTTCCGAATTCAACGGAAGACCAGGAAATTATTGAACCAAGTAAGTTAACCGAGGAATTAATAAAAGAAGTGGACATTCCAATTGAAAATCCGGAGTTAATTAAAGTTCTGAATGAAAGCAGTATTAAACCTTCCCCTGTAGCGATTGGTTATCGAGGTATGGTCTATTTAGGAAGATGGCCAATCAATTACCAATCCGCGGAATCAAATATTAATTGGGAATATCAGCCGATTAATAAAAATGAAATGAATAATGTCGGTGGGGAAGATGTACAAGAGATGAGTTATTATCAACAGGAAGAAAAAGAAATAAAAGGAGCGCTAACCAGTAAAATCAGTGATCCGGAACAAATAAAAACCATGATGTTATTAAAAGCGAGTGAAAATACAAATTTGCCTCTTTCGTATCAAACGGTCATCGGCCACAATACAAAGCTACCTAATTCGTATAACATTCCAGTACAAAAACATGGGATTTTGGATGCTTATGCTCCTGCTGTCAATGAAAAAGGGCAAGTTACCTTTGGAGAAGTATATATTGAATTAAAAGGTTCCAAAAAAACAATTCAGATAAAAAACGTGACAAAACAGGGAATTGGCGCTTGGATACCTGTGCAGGATCATGTATCATTTTCCTTTAAAGTCAATTAAAAATGTATATGCAAAATAAGGGATTGTCGAATAGACAGTCCTTTTCCTATGTAAAAATATAAAAAATCCCTTGCAATTTATTCTTTAATGCTTTATTATGATAAAGTATTAAAGAGATTTAGAGATGATTATTGGAGGAAGAGAAATGGGTTGGGTTGTTATTGTCGCAGTCTTACTTATGACTGTACTGTGTTTATTAAAGGTTAATGTTATTTTATCTATTATCATATCCGCGATTGCGGCAGGGCTGATGACAGGTCTTGGATTTGTTGATTCCGTGGAATTAATGGTGAGCGGAATGGGTGAGTCTGCTAATACAGCACTTAGCTATATCTTGTTAGGAGCTTTTGCAGCAGCAATCAGCTATACAGGAATTACAAAAATATTAGTGAACTTTATTATACGTATATTGACCGGTAAAAAGACCATGATGCTATTAGCGTTAGCCGGAGTTGCATCTTTATCACAAAATCTGGTGCCGGTGCACATTGCATTTATTCCAATTTTAATTCCGCCTTTATTAAAGTTATTTGATCAAATGAGAATGGACCGCCGGGCAGTGGCTGTTTCCTTAGCGTTTGGGTTAAAAGCACCTTATGTTATGATTCCGGCAGGCTTTGGACTGTTGTTCCAAAATTTGATTTTGGAAGGCTTAAGATCGAATGGTGCAGAGATCACATTAAGTCAAGTAACGTTATCCATGTTAATTCCCGGATCTGGAATGATTCTTGGATTATTTATAGCGATATTTATTACGTATAGAAAAGATAAAGAGCCTAAAAAAGAGATGAAAGAATCGAACGCAGAGGCTAGAGACTTAATCGAAAAAGTAACATTTAGTAAGAAACATGTTCTTACCCTTGTTGCGATTGTATTAGCATTGATTGTACAAATCATAACAGGTAATTTAATTTTAGGAGCATTAACAGGAATTATTGCACTGTTTGTATTAGTGGCAGTTCCGTATAGAGAGCTGGATCAAGTAATGACACAAGGGATTTCCATGATGGGTACGATTTCTTTTGTTATTTTAGTAGCTGCCGGATTTGCTGAAGTTTTACAAGAAACCGGTGCGGTAGCAGAATTAGTAGAAGCTTCTGCGTCTGTCTTAGGAGACAATAAGCCGTTAATCGCTTTTGTTTTATTGTTATTAGGCCTGGTTATAACCATTGGCATTGGAACATCGTTTGGAACGATCCCGATTATTGCTGCTTTGTTTGTGCCGATTTGTTTGACTGCCGGCTTTTCACCGCTGGCTACAGCCGCTTTAGTTGGAACGGCCGGCGCTTTAGGGGATGCAGGGTCTCCGGCATCTGACAGTACACTTGGACCAACAGCCGGATTAAATGCAGATGGACAGCATAACCATATTTGGCAGACATGTGTTCCAACGTTTCTTCATTTTAATATTCCGTTGTTTATTTTCGGATGGATTGCAGCGATGGTCCTGTAAGAGGGCGCTTAAAAATTAGATGAAAAGTGTATAATGTTCGCAGTATAAGGAAAAGGTAAGAAAAAACGAGGTGGGGTTCGCATGAAACGATCAATCACTATCCTGTTATCACTTGCCTTTTTCTTTTGCATTTTTTCATGGAATACAGCTGCTGCATACGGCTGGGGCTATCAGAAAAAAGATGATCATACGCCGCCGGATATAGGCGCGTACCAAGAAGTGTTGGATCAATACAATGCATTCTATGTTGATGACAGCGGCGAAAAAAATATTTATCTCACCTTTGATAATGGCTATGAGCAGGGATATACGCAGGATATATTAGATGTGCTTGCACAAGAGGAAGTGCCTGCCGCTTTTTTTGTAACCGGACATTATGTGGAGAGTTCACCAGATTTGATCAAAAGAATGGTGGATGATGGACATATTATCGGTAACCATTCGTATCATCATCCTGACTTTACCGTGATGGATAAAGAAGCGATTCAAAAAGAACTGACAGATTTAGAACAGTCTGTAGCAGAGGTGAGTGACCAGAAAGAATTAACCTATGTCAGGCCGCCCCGTGGAACATTCAGTTCAGATACACTAAAATGGTCCACAGAACTCGGCCTTGTGCATGTATTCTGGTCACTGGCATTTATCGATTGGGAAACAAACGCACAAAAAGGTGCGGACTATGCTTATGATGAGATAATGAAACAAATACATCCCGGAGCCGTGATATTACTGCATGCTGTTTCCAGTGATAATGCAACAGCTTTGAAAAAAGTCATTCAAGATTTGAAACAAGAAGGGTACCAATTTAAAAGCCTTGATGATTTATGGATGCGTAAGCAATTGCCAAAGCAGTTTCCATATTAAATAAACAGTAATGAAGCAAAGAGCAAACCGGAGATAGTAAATCCGGTAAGCTCTTTTTCTTTTTTACAGCACATTTTTTTGATATACTTCTAAAAAATCTTATTTACGGCAGGTATTTAAGGTCTACAGATGAAAGGAAGAGCTATAAAAACCCTGTTAGAATAAGGTTTTCGTTATTAAAAATACAAAGGTCAAAAAAAAATAAAAAAATTTGACTAAAACACTTGAAAGTCAAAGAAGGTCAGAGTATAATGAAATTATAGTCAAAGATAGTCAAAGTCAAAACAACGAAATATTAACCTATCTGACTAAATCAAGGAGGAATGAGAAATGAAATGTCAAAACTGTGGCCAAAACGATGCAACCATCAATGCACAAATGCAAATGAATGGACAACGTATGGAAGTGCATCTTTGCCAAGAATGCTTACAAGAGATTCAAGGAAATATGATGAATAATGACTTTTTCTCTAATTCTCCATTTGGCAATATGGATCAATCATTTGCCAACAACTTTTTCCAAGGTAATGGACAGCAAAGTGGTGCAAGTGCACGCACGAGAACACAACAAAAATCAAACAATGGAAATGGTCTGATTGATCAGTTGGCAAAAAATATTACTGATCAGGCACGATCAGGAAAGATTGATCCTGTCATTGGCAGAGATAAAGAAATTAAACGCGTAATTGAAACATTAAATAGAAGAAATAAAAACAATCCGGTCTTAATCGGTGAACCAGGTGTTGGTAAAACAGCCATTGCAGAAGGATTGGCTGTGAATATTATCGAAGGAAATGTTCCAACGAAATTATTGAACAAAGAGATTTATCTGTTGGACGTATCCTCTCTGGTTGCCAATACTGGTGTCCGCGGTCAGTTTGAAGAAAGAATGAATAAGTTGATTGCTGAACTGCAAGAACGTAATGACGTTATTGTGTTTATTGACGAAATTCATTTACTTGTCGGCGCCGGTACAGCAGAAAGTTCACAAATGGATGCCGGCAACATCTTAAAACCGGCTCTGGCACGTGGTGACCTGCAAGTTATCGGTGCAACTACCTTAAAAGAATATCGTCAAATTGAAAAAGATGCGGCTTTAGAAAGACGTCTGCAGCCGATTATCGTCAAAGAACCATCTCTGGAAGATACGGTGAAAATTCTGAACGGCATTAAAGACCGTTATGAAAAATTCCATGAAGTACGTTATTCAGATGAAGTTGTTGAGGCGTTTGTTGGTTTATCCAACCGCTATATTCAAGACCGCTTCCTGCCGGATAAAGCGATTGACTTAATGGATGAAGTTGGTTCCCGCTTGAACTTGGCGAATGCACAAAAAGATTCTGAATCGCTGCAGCAACGTATCGATGAAATTGTTAAACAAAAACAGGAAGCAGCAGAGAAAGAAGATTATGAGCGTGCTGCCAACCTCCGTTATCAAGAAATTCAGTTGCAAAAACAACTGGATAAAGCAGAAGATGGCGAGAAGGTACTGGATATTGATATTTCGGATATTCAATTAATTGTAGAAGAAAAAACAGGTATACCAGTAACCAAAATGCAAAAAGATGAAAAAGAAAAAATGAAAAACTTAGCTGATGATCTTCGTGCCAAAGTTATTGGACAAGAAGAAGCAGTAAATAAAGTTGCTAAATCTATCCGCCGCAGCCGTGCCGGATTGAAAGCAAAAGAACGTCCTATTGGTTCCTTCCTGTTTGTCGGACCTACTGGTGTCGGTAAAACAGAATTAACCAAAGTACTGGCAGAAGAATTATTCGGTACGAGAGATGCGCTGCTACGTC
The nucleotide sequence above comes from Oceanobacillus timonensis. Encoded proteins:
- a CDS encoding ATP-dependent Clp protease ATP-binding subunit, which gives rise to MKCQNCGQNDATINAQMQMNGQRMEVHLCQECLQEIQGNMMNNDFFSNSPFGNMDQSFANNFFQGNGQQSGASARTRTQQKSNNGNGLIDQLAKNITDQARSGKIDPVIGRDKEIKRVIETLNRRNKNNPVLIGEPGVGKTAIAEGLAVNIIEGNVPTKLLNKEIYLLDVSSLVANTGVRGQFEERMNKLIAELQERNDVIVFIDEIHLLVGAGTAESSQMDAGNILKPALARGDLQVIGATTLKEYRQIEKDAALERRLQPIIVKEPSLEDTVKILNGIKDRYEKFHEVRYSDEVVEAFVGLSNRYIQDRFLPDKAIDLMDEVGSRLNLANAQKDSESLQQRIDEIVKQKQEAAEKEDYERAANLRYQEIQLQKQLDKAEDGEKVLDIDISDIQLIVEEKTGIPVTKMQKDEKEKMKNLADDLRAKVIGQEEAVNKVAKSIRRSRAGLKAKERPIGSFLFVGPTGVGKTELTKVLAEELFGTRDALLRLDMSEYMEKHAVSKIIGSPPGYVGHEEAGQLTERVRRNPYSILLLDEIEKAHPDVQNMFLQIMEDGLLTDSHGRKVSFKDTVIIMTSNAGTGEKKVSVGFNAETHESVATLEMLSNYFKPEFLNRFDAIVNFNELKENDLLQIVSLMLHDLEATMKENQITITISDEAKERLVELGYDARFGARPLRRVIQDKVEDQLTDLILEGEDVTAVHVDVDEEDIVVSNAS